A segment of the Alistipes communis genome:
TCGATCTCGAAGAAGGTCGGCATCATCGACAGCGTCTTCTCGCACGAAGCGATGCAGTTCTCGGGATACCCCTCCTGCATACCGCCCCGATGGGCGCTGATGATGATGTCCCGCCCGGGGACATAGCGGAAATAGGACTGGAACTCCTCGAACGAGGCGATCTTCACCGCGTGGTCTTCGCCCGCGACCGGATAACCGGCCTGCCGGCCGCCGCAGGAGAGCATCGTCGCCGCGGCGAGTATCGTCAAATAGCGTTTCATCGGTTGTATTCGTTACGAAAAATTACATGCGACCCGTCCGTCACGCCCCGACGGCCGACGGCACCCGCGCATAAGCGTCGACCAGCGCCGCCACGAGCCTGTCGTCGTCGATGCCGGTAATCCGCCGCACGGCAGCCGGCAGACCGATCCGGGCGATCGTCTCCCTGATCTCGGCACACTGCCCGTCGGCCGGATCGTCGAAATGCAGCGCTGCGGCGGCCGCGAGCGCCAGCTTGTCCACGGCAAGCCCGTAGCCCGCCGCCAGCGTGATCGGATAGGAGAAATAGAGCGGTGCGGAGAGCTTGCGGGCGGGATCGTGCCCCACGCGGGCTACCGTATCGCGCAGCCACGGATTGCGGAACCTCCGCAGCACGGAGTCGATGTAGGCGGCGTGCTGCGCCCTGCCGAAACCGAACTTGCGGATCAGCGCCTCCCCGCTCTGCCGCATCGCACCTCGCACCAGCCCGAAAATCCGCTCGTCGGCGAGCGCCTCGGCGATGGTGACATACCCTTTGAGATGTCCCAGATAGGCCGTCGCGCAGTGTCCCGTGTTCAGCGTGAAGAGCTTGCGTTCGATGTGCGCCTCCAACTCGTCGGTCAGGTGCATTCCCGACAGTTGCGGCGGTTCGCCCACCCACGCGCTCCGCTCGACGTTCCATTCGTGAAACGCCTCGGCGGCCACGTCCAGCGGTTCGGGAAAGGCGACGGGCGGCACGATGCGGTCGACCGAACAGTCGGCGAATCCGACCGTGCGCTCCGCCCATGCGGCCGTCGGCGCATCCAGCGCCTCGTATACGGACGCTTTGAGGCGCGAGGTCGCACGCACGCCGTTCTCGCAGGCGACGACGTTGAGCGGCGCAGCGACTCCGGCCGCTTTACGCGCCCGCAACCCTGCGGCGATGACCGGTGCGACCCGAGGCAGGACACCCAGCCCGACGGCCGTCGTCACCAGATCGGCGTCGACCAGCCGCCGTACCGCCTCCCCGCTGTCCGCCCGCACGGCCGACACGCCGGCGATCCGCAGCTCG
Coding sequences within it:
- a CDS encoding mannitol-1-phosphate 5-dehydrogenase gives rise to the protein MKRAIHFGAGKIGRGFIGALLSQAGYEVCFAEADPQLVDEINRRRGYTVHVTDEICAELRIAGVSAVRADSGEAVRRLVDADLVTTAVGLGVLPRVAPVIAAGLRARKAAGVAAPLNVVACENGVRATSRLKASVYEALDAPTAAWAERTVGFADCSVDRIVPPVAFPEPLDVAAEAFHEWNVERSAWVGEPPQLSGMHLTDELEAHIERKLFTLNTGHCATAYLGHLKGYVTIAEALADERIFGLVRGAMRQSGEALIRKFGFGRAQHAAYIDSVLRRFRNPWLRDTVARVGHDPARKLSAPLYFSYPITLAAGYGLAVDKLALAAAAALHFDDPADGQCAEIRETIARIGLPAAVRRITGIDDDRLVAALVDAYARVPSAVGA